The sequence CTGCGAATGTTGCGtgatttcaaagatttttgcTCAAATAAGGAACAAAGACTGGTGACCTTCTGGGACGAGTGTTGGGCGGCAAAGGAGAAAACTTCGATGGCGCGAACCTGAAGCAGGGGTGATTGAAAAAGATACCAGGGAAGGTGATATTTGGAAGTGAGTTTCATTTTTGTTCTGTTTTACTATTGGAGATTTATTTATCCGATTAAAAAAAAGTCTGTACAAATTACAGTTTAAAGTGCCGTTATCGCGTTAAATCATTTgttatttaattcaatttttaatGTAGAATTATATAAAGCTAAGAGtcgatttctcgcttaacttttcaaaaggtcctaagtaacatttttttcatgaattaatttgagtagcgcaatcaaaagctttcatgttgttctgtcgattgcgctattcaaattaattcatgaaaaaaatgttacttaggaccttttgaaaagttaagcgagatttgtctacacaaatattaaatttggagATATATCTATCTACGAGAGAAATTCCTTGTTCTACATTAAAGCGTCACacatttattaaataaaatgttttcgTAAATTATATTAAGTTGCTAATAGTAGCAATAAAGTCACAGTTGAAAACTGTCAAATAAGTATCACATTGCCACTAAAATGTGATATGTACCGATGCTGACGTAGTGATTCATCACATCCTTCGAACAATTTTGAACTTTGGTATCACAAAGGTGTAAAATATAGAATAAAACCGTAAAATTCGTTGTTCAGTATTCTTCGATATTTTCGAATACGTAAGTAGTTAATCTAGGAAATTTCGGATTTTTGTTAATTCATTTCTATCATCTTATTGCCTAATACATTCAACGTGCTTTGAGAAACACAAGTGGAGTAAGTGAAGGTGGTtccccgagcaaagcttgagagcaaatcgacgaaactaattttgttgttgtgaaatcgtctaattttgataactcaggatgatatccttttggtcgttttaacggttaaaagatcaaaatctatagcagaaaaatcttactgcaacatcaaatcgaaagctaatcctgctgtcgatgaaagccaattaaaaactaattttgatgttGGTTTTCGTTAGCAAATATTTTTGATGCTATATGATCAGCAGTGCGATAGAAATTTGTAGAAGAGATTTGGTGTTTTTTTGCCCCGTGGTGGATTTGATCCTGTCAATAACAGAACTCCATGTTTTAATACCTAAATGACCAATATTAACCAAAAATtaatcgcgtaaaaaactaGCCCGGTGTAGTCGCATTTGTCAATTTCTAATccacattttatatttttttagataagAGCACATTTGTAGTGTTATAACATTGATGTTTGTTGCAATGTTGCAAGACATTGAAGTTCACAGaaacaaagaataaaaaaacattgaagGATGTTCATATTTTTTCGTTCTTGACCGCAAGGGGGGGGGGTATTGGGCGGTGCgcggttagacaaaaaggtgtagataggcaaaattttgtcgaaattcaaataagcataactttgcgtagaacaGAACGATTTCGATAAATCTGGGACCATTAGAaacggacactcttctagtatattGTACACATGCAAAACCAAGATTGGCCACTGGCCACCGGAAATGtttcgggttttccgagggtatgtttaaaatgcattttttctactgcttgtcatttcatgtgacgtttactttcatcatgttttatgcgtTATTCAAAAATTAGAActaactagttgacccggcagacgttgtcctgcatagtaggcgagaatgtgcattccgaactgcccatgcaaagttcgcataggaatcacaattttagttttcacggtttgctcaacctTACTTGTAATTTTctcattaggaaatatcataaaaacccgtcggaaactataacgaatgtttctgctgaagaaatgaaaaaaatccatccagccgttttcgagttatgcggatacgaacacagaccatttcatttttatatataagaagaagaagatatgccGATCAACGCTGGCTGTAGATTAAGAATCCAtaaaaactacgcagagatatggccattagCCATTCCATAAAGAACACCTTCCATGACTTAAGCTGTAGCATGGCGCATGGAACACAGTGATTACATGTTACGGTccatacactatgcccagggagtagAGAATGGTTCCCACTTGAAAACATCCTTGAGTCCGGACCGAGTATCGAACTTGATATATCCAGATTGGCAAACCTACGCCTTACCATCTACTACCGTCGAAATTGCTATAGTACGGTCATAAACAAAACTGTGCAGTGGATTGGAAGACCTTGAATCTcatgaataataataatttttgttgatttatatgaagaaaacaaatccAATATTTATACACGTTATTTCTATTACATTCATTTAGCTAAGAAACCCCTATAATAGTTTACATGGTAAACTGGATTGAATCAAAAAGCTAGTAGGTGTTAAAATTCATGTGTATCATTTCTAAAGTTTGTAAGGATGagaaggaaaggaaaggaatacGTTCCCAAGTAGCAACTTGGTGAATTATTTAAATACACCCGTAAACCACCATTAGAGAACGTGGTGAAGTGAATAAAATAATGAGCGAAACATTCACAGTATTGTTCAAGTATTTCACGCTATTCCACAAATCATGCTTCCACACCATTTAAACTTCAGTTACTGTTAGTTACTTAAACTATTTATGTACAAGAACGGAAATAATTCCTAAAACATCAGATCATCGTAGCATAAAAGTGTACCGACGTACAAACACTAAGGACGGATTGATTCGTATTTGTCTTATAAAAAATTACTATCCTATGATTCGATTGCTTTGAGATGAAAGTTTCAGTCCATCAGTGTAGAAGGGGGTTTGTTAGAGTCCTTAGCCAATTATTTACATAGTGGTCTCTGAATCCGGTGGCGTGTGATAGTTCAGATTATAAGCCGGCGGTCCACTGTTGAGGAACTGCATCGCTCGAATGCTTTCCCGAGAAACTGATCGCCGATTGGGTAGCTGAGGGATGGCCATCGGATCACCGCCCATCGTATCCACCATGGCGGCTTGCTGTgcttgttgttgctgctgctgcggtTGCATTTGCTGCTGATTGGTCAAACTGGCAAAGACGTTCTCTCCGGTGGTACCGGATTGAGTGATGTTCATATTGCCCACAGTGGCGTACGAGCTCAGAGGTCGAgttccgtggaaatttgaatagCTCGATCGCACTGATGGCGGGCGGTTGTTTGTGTAATATTCCTCGTTCAACTCGGGACTATGATTCAAATTGGTCGACGAATGTTGATAGGTGGGATTAGAATGACCACCAACTCCTGCAGGATTTGCCGAAGCCCATGAGGTTTGTTGTTGTAGCAATGGTGAAGAGGAATTCATGTTGTAGTAGATGGGATCGATGGGACTTCCATCGGGTAGTGTAGGAGTGTGAGTGTTGTGCCTAGGGGGATGGTTGAACGTGTTGAGATTATTGGATGCACCTTGACTGAAGTTGTTCATCATAGAGGCTGCTGTCTGGCTCATAATATAGTCGTTGTTTAGCGATTTGAGGTTGGACTCAGTCAGTTCGGATTTTTTGTTGTGCCCAAACTGCGGGAAGGTTTTCGTCAGCGTCATAGTCCCTGCGCTTTGCTGATTCATAAGCTTCGTGACCGGATTTTGATGAACTTTCCGGCGGGAGTTTCTCACACTGT comes from Armigeres subalbatus isolate Guangzhou_Male chromosome 2, GZ_Asu_2, whole genome shotgun sequence and encodes:
- the LOC134211086 gene encoding sodium/potassium-transporting ATPase subunit beta-1-interacting protein isoform X2; this translates as MGSCSRRHFLLSICLLQLLFIIERQVFDFLGYMWAPILVNFFHIIFVIFGFFGAYQYRPKYLVTYSLWNLLWIGWNVFLICFYLNVGVLDRDSDLLNLGTGSVSWFEVNGYGCKPTYPMNITSEDPYRPVRPEHVDGCLLDYHIVEIIHSGVQCALALLGFFGAICLGHTYLDEDDSSSRNSKKSKHRQSLYSIEFTRPVDAIRGAHDDDDLRGPSLSPKPMTPRRVKRRSVMQRGTTSRQSTTSRRSHSNNRNSVRNSRRKVHQNPVTKLMNQQSAGTMTLTKTFPQFGHNKKSELTESNLKSLNNDYIMSQTAASMMNNFSQGASNNLNTFNHPPRHNTHTPTLPDGSPIDPIYYNMNSSSPLLQQQTSWASANPAGVGGHSNPTYQHSSTNLNHSPELNEEYYTNNRPPSVRSSYSNFHGTRPLSSYATVGNMNITQSGTTGENVFASLTNQQQMQPQQQQQQAQQAAMVDTMGGDPMAIPQLPNRRSVSRESIRAMQFLNSGPPAYNLNYHTPPDSETTM